Part of the Azospirillum formosense genome is shown below.
GCTCCAGCAGCTCCAGCATGCCCAGCACGCCGTTCATCGGGGTGCGGATCTCGTGGCTCATGGTGGCGAGGAAGGCGGACTTGGCGGCGGTCGTCTGTTCGGCCTGTTCCTTGGCGCGTTCCATCTGGTGCTCGGCAAGCTTGCGCCGGGTGATGTCGTAGACCCAGGCGAGATGGACCGGCCGGCCGTCGAGCCGCATGGGGTCCACCGACACCAGCACCCAGAAGGTCGAGCCGTCGGCCCGCCGCACCCGCACCTCGGCGTCGCGCAGCGAGCGGCGGAAGAAGGTCCAGTGCGTCTCGTGCGCCTCGGTGTTGTCCGGCTCGATGAACAGATCGGCGATGGAGACCCCGACCAGCCGCTCCTTCGGCACGCCCAGCAGATGGACCAGCCGGTCGTTGCACATCACCAGCACGCCGTCATGGGTGTAGGCGCAGACACCGACCGGGCTCGATTCCAGGATGGCGCGCATCTGCTCGCGGCTCTGCCGCAGCTCCTGCGTGCGCTCGGCCACCTTGGTCTCGATGGAGCGGATCTGGTCGTAGGCGCGCAGCGCCGCGATCACCGCGGTGAACAGCCCCTCCGCCGACAGGTCGGCCTTCGACTTGTAGTCGTTGATGTCGCAGCCGACGATCACGTCGCGCTGCGGCGCCTGTCCCGGCTGGCCGGTGCGCAGGATGATGCGGACGTCGAGGTTGCCGAGAGCGCCGCGCACCCAGCGGACCAGCGTCAGCCCGGCATCGTCCTCCTCCATCACCACGTCGAGCAGGATGACGGCGATGTCCCGCCGGTGGCTCAGCAGGGCGCGCGCCTCGGCGGCGGAGCGGCAGCCGATCAGCTCCAGCCGGCGCCCTTGGAACTCCACGTCGTCGAGCAGGAGGGCGGTCATGGCATGGACGTCGTCCTCGTCGTCCACCACCAGGACGGGCCAGGGCGGGGTCTCCTCCCGGTCTCCATCCTCCTCGTCGGCGAACAGGATTTCGTCGTCCGGGTTGGGATCGGTGTCGGGCACCATCAGCTCGTCGGTCATGATGCGTCCGTCATGCTGCGTCGGTTGCCGGGTCCATCCCGGCGGCGCCGGCCATCCGCGGCGCCGTCAGGGGAATCCGCAGGAGGAAGCTGGTGCCCCCGCCCGGGCGGTCGTTCGGACGCGGGCTCTCCACCGAAATCCGGCCGCCCAGCGATTGCGTCACCAGATTGAAGACGATGTGGAGGCCGAGCCCGCTGCCCCCGGTGCCGCGCTTGGTCGTGAAGAAAGGTTCGAACACCTTGGGCAGATTGTCCGGGGCGATGCCGACGCCGTCGTCGGAAAAGCGGATGTCCAGCTCGCCGTCCGGCAGTTCCTCCACGGTCAGCGCCATCGCGCCCTCCCGCCCGTCGGGGAAGGCGTGGGTCAGCGCGTTGATGACCAGATTGGTGATGACCTGGCTGAGCGCGCCGGGGTAGCCGTCCATGGTGATGCCGTCCGGGCAGGCGACGGTCATCCGGTGCGGGCTCTTGCGCAGGCGCGGCCCCAGCGAGGTGATGATCTCGTCCAGGTAGGAGCGCAGGTCGAAGCGGCGGCGCTCCTGGCTGGTCTGGTCGACGGCGACGCGCTTGAAGCTCTGGATCAGCTCCGCCGCGCGGGTCAGGTTCTGCTCGATCAGGCGCGCGGATTCGCCCGCCGCCGCCACATAGGCGGTGAGGTCGGACTTCTTCAGCGCGCCCTTCGCGAAGGCCTCGGTCAGCGTCTGCGTCTTCGACGCCAGATGGGTGGAGCAGCTGTAGGCGATGCCCACCGGCGTGTTGATCTCGTGCGCGACGCCAGCCACCAGCAGGGCGAGCGAGGCCATCTTCTCCGCCTGGACGAGGCTGTCCTGGGTTTCCTTGAGGTCGGCGTAGGCGGTCTCCAGCGCCTCCATGGCGTGGAACACCTCCTCGGCGGAGCGCGCCTCCACCGTCACGTCGGTGAAGGTGCGGACGAAGCCGCCCTCCGGCAGGGGGTTGGACCGCACCTCGATGATCGTGCCGTCGGGCCGCCGCCGCTTGAAGGCGAAGGGCTGGTCGGGAACCACGGCGGTGTCGTCCAGTTCCAGGTCGGGATCGATGCTGAAATCCTCGAAGGCGCCCTGGGCGCGCTGGCGCTGGATGATCTCGGGGAACAGCGGGTTGCCGGCCAGGAAGGCCGCCGGCACGTCGAGAAGCTCCGCGGCGCGGCGGTTGGACATGACGACCCGCAGGTTGCGGTCCACCATGATGATGCCCTGGTCGGTGTTGTCGAGCGTGATCTGAAGGACGTTCCGTTCGCGCGCCAGATCCCGTTCGGCCTGCATGCGCTCCGTCACGTCGGACATGGTGCCGGTCAGGCGGACGGCCGTTCCCTCGCCGTCGCGCAGGGCGGTCGCCCGGTCCTCGATCCAGCTCCAGCCGCCGTCGCGGCGGCGCATGCGGTAGACGGTGGCGTAGGCGCTGTCCTTGTCGCGCACGCGGCTGCGGGATTCCGCGACGACGCGCGGCCGCTCCTCCGGGTGGATCAGCGACTCCCAGGTCCGCGCGGTCATCTCCAGCTCCGCCGGGCCGTAGCCGAGCAGGGCCGGAAACTCCTTCGACCACCAGTACTGGCCGGTCCGCAGATCGTAATCCCAGACGGAGGAGCGGGTGGCGGTGATGGCCAGCCCCAGCCGCTCCTCGCTCTGGCGCAGGGCGGCCTCCTCCTCGTCCAGCCGGGTCAGCATGCCGTTGTAGGCGGCGATCACCCGCCCCAGCTCGTCGGCCGACGACCAGTGCACGGGCTGGCGCAGATGCTCCTGCTCCGCGGTGCGGATCGAGGCGATCAGCCGGCCCAGCGGCACGCCGATGGTCAGCCGGTGCGCGGTCAGGGCGGTGACCAGCGTGCCGATCAGCATCAGCAGCAGGAGCCACAGCGTGTTGACCATCTCCTGCCGGATCTGCTCGTCCACCGGGGCGTAGCTGAAATGGAGGGTCAGCGTGCCGAGCCGGCGGTTTTGCACCTGGATCGGACGGCGCACCGTCTCGCGCCCGGCAAAGGAGCGGCAGTCGTCCTCCGGCCACGCGAAGCGGCCGTCGGCCAGCTCGTCCGCCACCTCGATGCATCGAAGCTCGCGGTTGACGGAGATCGCCTGGATGATGTTGCGGATGGCCGGAACGTCCACCGCCCACAGGCTGGAGGACAGGGCGACGGCGTTGATCTCCGCCACCGCCTCGATCCGGTCGCGCAGGGCGCCGCGCAGATCCTTGTACTTGCCGTAGAAGAAGATCGAGGAAAAGCCGAGCGTGGTCAGGACCAGGATGGGAATCAGGATCAGCAGGAATTTCGCCGACACCGTCGGCACCGTTTTCCACGCCTGCTCGATCACCGTCATGAAAGGGGTTCCCGCTGCGGGGTCGCGTGACCGGGGCGGAGCGGCGGCGGGCCGCGGCCTTCACCGGTCAGGTGGTTGTACTCTCAACGGACGCGGTTCGTCTATGGTGTGAATGGCGTGAAAATTCTCCTTATGATCGATTAATTCGAGCGCATGTATACTTGAAGCTTGAGAGGGGATCGGCCTTGCACTACTGTCCGCGGGAGCCGCTTGCGCGGTGCAACACAAGAGGATGTCATGAATTTCCAGGTGCGCCGTTCCTCCGAAACCATCGAGGTGCTGTTGAGCGGCCGGTTGGAATTCACCGACCATGACAGCCTTCCCGACATCGTGGACCTGCTGAACGGGGAGGGCGCGCGCCGCGTCGTCCTGGACATGGACGGGCTGACTTTCATCGACTCCGCGGGGATCGGCATGCTGCTGATCCTCCAGGACGAGGCGGAGCAGCGCAACATCAAGCTGGTGCTGCGCAAGCTGCAGGGCGACGTGCTGCGCTCCATCGATCTGGCGCGGATCGGCGAAGTCGTCACCATCGAACGGTGAACGGACGATGGACGGTCCCTCCGCCTCCTCCACCAGCCTTCCGCCCGGTCCGGCGGGCGCGGTACGCCCCTTCAGCGTGATGAGGGACCGGGTGCCGGCGGACATCGCCGCACGGGTCGCGGCGCGCTTCGGCGTGGGCGATGCCGCCGGGGGTGCCGAAGACGCCGTCGATGACCGGGTGGCCGCCGCGGTCCTGCTGGCCCAGGCCGACCGGGACATCCTGCGCGGCGCCTTCGGGCTCAACCGCTTCCTGACGGTGGAACTGACGGAGCGCGAGGACGGCACCGGCGCCATCGACGCCGACTGGCTGGGCGCCCCGCCGGTGGAGCGGGGATTCTACCTGTCGCTGACGACCGGCACGGCCTACGGCCTGCAATGCGCGGTTCTGGTCTGCGACGAGCTGACCCGGCGCGGCGTGCTGACGCCGGAGCGGCGGGGCAACATCGAGCTGTGCCTGCACGAGGCCATCGCCAACGCCATCGTCCACGGCAATCTGGGCATTCCCAGCGCGACCAAGGAGCAGCCGGAGGGCTACCGCCTGTTCAGCCGGCTGTTGCGCGAACGGCTGGGCGACGGCGCCGTGCGGCAGCGGCGGATCGACATCTTCGCGCGCTGGGGCGCCGGCAGCCTGTCCATCGCGGTGGTCGACCAGGGCAACGGGTTCGACGCCGCGACCCTGCCGCAGGACACCGACAGCGGCGCCCATTCCGGACGCGGCTTCGTGTTCATGCGGGCGCTGGCCCGGCGCATCCACGTGACCGACGGCGGGCGCTGCACCCTGCTGCAGTTCGACCTGTGACGGGCGGGCGGGGTCGCGCATGCCCATTTCCCTCGCCGCCAGCCGTGTCCTGATCGTCGACGACAACGAGTTCAACAGGAAGTCGCTGGCCCTGATGATCCGCCGCGCCGGGCTGACCCAGATCGAGGTCGCCGAGAACGGCGTGGAGGGGCTGCGCAAGGTGGAGAGCTTCCGCCCCGACCTCGTCCTGCTCGACGTCAGCATGCCGGTGATGGACGGGCTGGAAATGTGCCGGCGCCTGCGCGAGCGGCTGACCCACGAGGAGTTGCCGATCCTCTTCGAGACCGCGCTGGACAGCGACGAGGAGCAGGTCCGCTGCTTCGAGGCCGGGGGCAGCGACTTCATCTCCAAGCCGATCAAGCCCGGCGAGTGCGTCGCCCGCGTCCGCCACCAGCTCGAAAAGCGCAAGCTGTTCACCGACCTCGCCAACTTCCGCGCGCGCGTGGAGCGGGAGCTGAAGCACGCCAAGGCGATGCAGCTGTCCCTGCTGCCCGAGCCGAAGGAGCTGGAGGCCGTCGCCGAGCGGTACGAGCTGGTGCTGGACGCCCATTTCGAAACGTCGTCGGAGCTGGGCGGCGATTTCTGGAACGTCTACCCGCTGGACAGCCACCGCGTCGCCGTCCTGATGGTCGATTTCGCCGGGCACGGCATCACCGCCGCCATCAACACCTTCCGCCTGCACACGCTGATCGACCGCTTCCCCATGCAGCATGTGCCGCCGTCGGAATGGCTGTCCGGGCTGAACCGGGCGCTGAAGGAGGTGCTGCCGGTCGGGCAGTTCGCCACGGCCTTCTTCGGCATCCTGGACCTGCACACCGACACGCTGACCTACGCCTCGGCCGGCGCGCCGAACCCGGTGGTGGGGATCGCCGGGGAACTGCGGCTGCTCGATTCGGCGGGGCTGGTGCTGGGCGCGTCGCGTCGCGCCGTCTACGCCGACCGCAGCCTGCGCCTGCCGCGCGGAAGCTGCCTGTTCCTCTACAGCGACGCACTGATCGAATGCAGCGGCCCGGACCACGAGCCGATCGGCCAGGACGGGGTACCCGGCCTGCTGCGCGACGCCATCGCCGCCAACCGCGCCCGCCCGCTGGGGCCGCTGCTGGAGCGCTTCTACGCCCGCACCAGCCTGCCGCTGCGCGACGACCTGACCGCCGTGTGGATCGCCCGCCGGGCGTGAAGCCCGGAAACAGGGAAAAGCCGGGAAACGAGAACCGGGAAACAAGAAAAGGCCGCCGCGGTTGTCCGCGGCGGCCTTTCCGCCTGAATCTCGGGGGGAGGGGCGCCGTTACGCCTGCGTCTCGGAGGCGGCGTAGCGGCGGCGGACCCACATCACGCTCTTCACCGCGAAGAGGGTGACGCCGATGCCCAGCGCGATGAGCAGGAGAATCTTCGGGCCGTTCTCGCCGATGGCGGCGGCGGCCTCGCCGAACAGGTAGCCGGCCCCGGCGAAGCTCCAGGCCCAGATGCCCGCGGCGATGAAGTTCCAGAACAGGAATTTGCGCCAGGGCATGCGGGATGTGCCGACGGCGACCGAGGCGATGTTGCGCACCCCGTAAAGGAAGCGGAATGCGAGGATGAAGCCGACCCCGTACACCTCCAGCCAATGCAGGACGCGGGACGCGCGGGCCTCCGCCGCCGGGAAGCGGGCCAGCGCCTTGGCGCCCCATTTGCGGCCGATCCAGAAATAGCACTGGTCGCCCATGAAACTGCCGATCCAGACGGCGGCAACCAACCAGTAAAGGTTGATGATCCCCAGATGCGCGCCCATCCCGCCGAAAATCACGAAGGTCTCGCCTTCGAAGAAGGCCCATATGAAGGCCAGGGGATAGAAGGCATCGCCCCAATCCTGGAGCCAGGTCATCCAGTCCAAAGCACCCTCCCCGCGGGTCGTTCCTTTCGTCCCGGACCGCCGGCGGCGCGCCACGGAAACGCAGGCGCGGCCATTGGTCAGGCTACGGACACATCATTGCACATAAGTGCGTGTCTTGTCGCGCAATCATTCCCGAATCGGGGGGAGGAACCCGTACAAAGTTGGGGTACGAAACGGTCTATTGCGGGGGGATTATTTTGTTTCCGGACACGTATTCTGTGAATCGGTCAGTGTTCGTGACTTGGTCAACCATCCTCCCCCGACAATTCGCCGACCGCCTGCCGGGCGGCGCGCAGCAGCAGGGGATTCGGTTCGGACGGGCCGTCCTCCCCCTCTTCCTCCT
Proteins encoded:
- a CDS encoding PAS-domain containing protein, with amino-acid sequence MTVIEQAWKTVPTVSAKFLLILIPILVLTTLGFSSIFFYGKYKDLRGALRDRIEAVAEINAVALSSSLWAVDVPAIRNIIQAISVNRELRCIEVADELADGRFAWPEDDCRSFAGRETVRRPIQVQNRRLGTLTLHFSYAPVDEQIRQEMVNTLWLLLLMLIGTLVTALTAHRLTIGVPLGRLIASIRTAEQEHLRQPVHWSSADELGRVIAAYNGMLTRLDEEEAALRQSEERLGLAITATRSSVWDYDLRTGQYWWSKEFPALLGYGPAELEMTARTWESLIHPEERPRVVAESRSRVRDKDSAYATVYRMRRRDGGWSWIEDRATALRDGEGTAVRLTGTMSDVTERMQAERDLARERNVLQITLDNTDQGIIMVDRNLRVVMSNRRAAELLDVPAAFLAGNPLFPEIIQRQRAQGAFEDFSIDPDLELDDTAVVPDQPFAFKRRRPDGTIIEVRSNPLPEGGFVRTFTDVTVEARSAEEVFHAMEALETAYADLKETQDSLVQAEKMASLALLVAGVAHEINTPVGIAYSCSTHLASKTQTLTEAFAKGALKKSDLTAYVAAAGESARLIEQNLTRAAELIQSFKRVAVDQTSQERRRFDLRSYLDEIITSLGPRLRKSPHRMTVACPDGITMDGYPGALSQVITNLVINALTHAFPDGREGAMALTVEELPDGELDIRFSDDGVGIAPDNLPKVFEPFFTTKRGTGGSGLGLHIVFNLVTQSLGGRISVESPRPNDRPGGGTSFLLRIPLTAPRMAGAAGMDPATDAA
- a CDS encoding STAS domain-containing protein; this encodes MNFQVRRSSETIEVLLSGRLEFTDHDSLPDIVDLLNGEGARRVVLDMDGLTFIDSAGIGMLLILQDEAEQRNIKLVLRKLQGDVLRSIDLARIGEVVTIER
- a CDS encoding ATP-binding protein produces the protein MDGPSASSTSLPPGPAGAVRPFSVMRDRVPADIAARVAARFGVGDAAGGAEDAVDDRVAAAVLLAQADRDILRGAFGLNRFLTVELTEREDGTGAIDADWLGAPPVERGFYLSLTTGTAYGLQCAVLVCDELTRRGVLTPERRGNIELCLHEAIANAIVHGNLGIPSATKEQPEGYRLFSRLLRERLGDGAVRQRRIDIFARWGAGSLSIAVVDQGNGFDAATLPQDTDSGAHSGRGFVFMRALARRIHVTDGGRCTLLQFDL
- a CDS encoding fused response regulator/phosphatase produces the protein MPISLAASRVLIVDDNEFNRKSLALMIRRAGLTQIEVAENGVEGLRKVESFRPDLVLLDVSMPVMDGLEMCRRLRERLTHEELPILFETALDSDEEQVRCFEAGGSDFISKPIKPGECVARVRHQLEKRKLFTDLANFRARVERELKHAKAMQLSLLPEPKELEAVAERYELVLDAHFETSSELGGDFWNVYPLDSHRVAVLMVDFAGHGITAAINTFRLHTLIDRFPMQHVPPSEWLSGLNRALKEVLPVGQFATAFFGILDLHTDTLTYASAGAPNPVVGIAGELRLLDSAGLVLGASRRAVYADRSLRLPRGSCLFLYSDALIECSGPDHEPIGQDGVPGLLRDAIAANRARPLGPLLERFYARTSLPLRDDLTAVWIARRA
- a CDS encoding DedA family protein — translated: MTWLQDWGDAFYPLAFIWAFFEGETFVIFGGMGAHLGIINLYWLVAAVWIGSFMGDQCYFWIGRKWGAKALARFPAAEARASRVLHWLEVYGVGFILAFRFLYGVRNIASVAVGTSRMPWRKFLFWNFIAAGIWAWSFAGAGYLFGEAAAAIGENGPKILLLIALGIGVTLFAVKSVMWVRRRYAASETQA